From one Actinopolyspora saharensis genomic stretch:
- the nuoE gene encoding NADH-quinone oxidoreductase subunit NuoE, with protein sequence MTEQFDYTTTEHVVGPEAGDQGAEETVFDERVRTEARLVVERYPESRSALLPMLHLVQSVQGHVTPEGMNFCAEQLALSTAEVNAVATFYTMYKRRPCGQFLVSVCTNTLCAAMGGDEIYRALSEELGAGHEETAGTPGAEGSVTLEHAECLAACDFAPVLQVNYEYFDNQTVDEALETVRALRRGERRSPTRGAPLTDFRDTERQLAGFFDGPGAEEATTASAAAPETVRGAEQARERGWTAPPMPDEVELPPIPDKK encoded by the coding sequence ATGACCGAGCAGTTCGACTACACCACGACCGAGCACGTGGTCGGCCCCGAAGCGGGCGACCAGGGCGCGGAGGAGACGGTCTTCGACGAGCGGGTGCGCACCGAGGCCCGACTCGTCGTGGAGCGCTACCCGGAGTCGCGCTCGGCGCTGCTGCCCATGCTGCACCTGGTGCAGTCGGTGCAGGGGCACGTCACCCCGGAGGGGATGAACTTCTGCGCCGAGCAGCTCGCGCTGTCCACGGCCGAGGTCAACGCGGTCGCCACGTTCTACACGATGTACAAGCGCCGACCGTGCGGGCAGTTCCTGGTCAGCGTCTGCACCAACACGCTGTGCGCCGCCATGGGCGGTGACGAGATATACCGCGCGCTGTCCGAGGAGCTCGGGGCCGGGCACGAGGAGACGGCGGGCACCCCCGGAGCCGAGGGCTCGGTGACGCTGGAGCACGCCGAGTGCCTGGCCGCCTGCGACTTCGCCCCGGTGCTGCAGGTCAACTACGAGTACTTCGACAACCAGACGGTGGACGAGGCGCTGGAAACGGTTCGCGCCCTGCGGCGGGGCGAACGCCGGTCCCCGACCCGCGGGGCACCGCTGACCGACTTCCGCGACACCGAACGTCAGCTCGCCGGGTTCTTCGACGGTCCGGGGGCGGAGGAGGCCACCACGGCGTCCGCCGCGGCCCCGGAGACGGTCCGCGGTGCCGAGCAGGCCCGCGAGCGCGGTTGGACGGCCCCGCCGATGCCCGACGAAGTCGAACTTCCGCCGATTCCGGACAAGAAGTGA
- the nuoF gene encoding NADH-quinone oxidoreductase subunit NuoF, giving the protein MSEANAHEVEGRAATNPLTPVLTRRWLSPESWSLRTYEELEGYTALRTALAAHPDQLIELVKAAGLRGRGGAGFPSGVKWGFMPKDPSKPHYLVINADEGEPGTCKDVPLMMADPHSLIEGCVIAAYAMRANHCMIYVRGEALHCMRRLHQAVQEAYSAGYLGENILDSGFDLDVVVHAGAGAYICGEETALLDSLEGKRGQPRLKPPFPAQAGLYSCPTTVNNVETIATVPYIVNGGVDWFRSMGREKSPGPKIFSLSGHVERPGQYEAPLGTTLRELLEMAGGMKDGIPLKFWTPGGSSTPLFTADHLDVPLDFEGATEAGSMLGTTALMIFNETVSVPWAVMKWTQFYEHESCGKCTPCREGCFWLAQVLERMVEGRGTEEDIDTLLDVCDNVLGRSFCALGDGAVSPITSGIKYFREEFRALCASNRGQDTTEASESALAGVAR; this is encoded by the coding sequence ATGAGCGAAGCGAACGCCCACGAGGTCGAGGGGCGCGCGGCGACCAACCCGCTCACCCCGGTGCTTACCCGGCGCTGGCTGTCGCCGGAGTCCTGGTCACTGCGCACCTACGAGGAGCTGGAGGGCTACACCGCCCTGCGCACCGCTCTGGCGGCCCATCCCGACCAGCTCATCGAGCTGGTCAAGGCGGCCGGGTTGCGCGGCAGGGGCGGGGCCGGGTTCCCCTCCGGCGTCAAGTGGGGCTTCATGCCCAAGGACCCGTCCAAGCCGCACTACCTGGTCATAAACGCCGACGAGGGCGAGCCGGGAACGTGCAAGGACGTCCCGCTGATGATGGCCGACCCGCACTCGCTGATCGAGGGGTGCGTCATCGCCGCCTACGCGATGCGCGCCAACCACTGCATGATCTACGTGCGGGGCGAGGCGCTGCACTGCATGCGCAGGCTGCACCAGGCCGTGCAGGAGGCCTACTCGGCGGGCTACCTCGGCGAGAACATCCTCGACTCCGGGTTCGACCTGGACGTGGTCGTGCACGCGGGGGCGGGAGCCTACATCTGCGGTGAGGAGACGGCGCTGCTGGACTCCCTCGAGGGGAAGCGCGGGCAGCCGAGGCTGAAACCGCCGTTCCCCGCGCAGGCCGGGCTCTACTCCTGCCCGACCACGGTCAACAACGTCGAGACGATCGCCACGGTGCCCTACATCGTCAACGGCGGGGTGGACTGGTTCCGCTCCATGGGGCGCGAGAAGTCCCCCGGCCCGAAGATCTTCTCGCTGTCCGGGCACGTCGAACGCCCGGGCCAGTACGAGGCCCCGCTGGGGACGACGCTGCGGGAGCTGCTCGAAATGGCCGGCGGGATGAAGGACGGCATCCCGCTGAAGTTCTGGACGCCGGGAGGTTCCTCGACTCCGCTGTTCACGGCCGACCACCTCGACGTGCCGCTGGACTTCGAGGGAGCGACCGAGGCCGGGTCGATGCTGGGCACCACGGCGCTGATGATCTTCAACGAGACGGTCTCGGTCCCGTGGGCGGTGATGAAGTGGACCCAGTTCTACGAGCACGAGTCCTGCGGCAAGTGCACCCCGTGCCGCGAGGGCTGCTTCTGGCTGGCCCAGGTGCTGGAACGGATGGTCGAGGGCCGCGGGACCGAGGAGGACATCGACACCCTGCTCGACGTCTGCGACAACGTGCTGGGCCGTTCGTTCTGCGCGCTCGGTGACGGCGCGGTCAGCCCCATCACCAGCGGTATCAAGTACTTCCGCGAGGAGTTCCGCGCGCTGTGCGCGAGCAATCGCGGTCAGGACACGACAGAGGCTTCCGAATCCGCGTTGGCAGGAGTGGCCCGATGA
- a CDS encoding NADH-quinone oxidoreductase subunit G, whose product MTVASASGNDTAENRPVPEGHVRLTIDGIEVDAPKGELVIRTAERLGIVVPRFCDHPLLDPAGACRQCLVEIEVNGKPMPKPAASCTMAVADGMVVHTQQTSAVADKAQQGVMELLLINHPLDCPICDKGGECPLQNQALKHGRADSRFVDKKRTFAKPVSISSQILLDRERCVLCQRCTRFSKQIAGDPFIEMLERGALQQIGTGEQQPFQSYFSGNTIQICPVGALTSAAYRFRSRPFDLVSTPGVCEHCSAGCSQRTDWRRGKVMRRLAGDDPEVNEEWNCDKGRFAFRYATAADRFTRPLVRDRRSGRLRETSWTEALRVAADGLLSARDSGGVGVLPGGRLTREDAYAYGKFARVALRTNDIDHRARPHSTEELDFLGAAVVGTGPEDGVTYAGIESAPTVLCVAFEPEEESPIVFLRLRKAARDKGTRVHHLGQWGSPGVEKTTEIADAGSPIHSGELLRCLPGEEAAVLSELPEEIERELSEPGSVLLLGERCAQVPGLYSAAMRVAERTGARPAWIPRRAGERGAVEAGTLPTLLPNGRPVSDSVVRADVERQWGMDEGGIPGLPGKDLEGILSATESGELSGLLVGGVEPDDLPDPAQAERALRAADFVVSLELRPSGVTELADVVLPVAPTVEKSGTFLNWEGRAREFEVTIEGTGALPDCRVLDTLAVEMDVDLFTQTPAAVAGELARLGPNPGARPKPPDVPATRPGSPGEGRALLATWRHLLDNGSLQVEEPNLAGTARPPVARVSAGTARRLGLASGRTVRVSTAHGELTLESEVVEMPDEVVWLPGNSGSARLNRVLGAGHGSVVSIAVGPVPAPRSAPSGADEAAGAEIPAGTVEREGAVSAPASVRGPNGHGSEHGGLNGSGRNGTGRADTDGGDA is encoded by the coding sequence ATGACGGTGGCATCCGCGTCCGGAAACGACACCGCGGAGAACCGGCCGGTGCCCGAGGGGCACGTCCGACTGACGATCGACGGGATCGAGGTGGACGCCCCGAAGGGGGAGCTGGTTATCCGCACGGCCGAGCGGCTGGGCATCGTGGTTCCGCGTTTCTGCGACCACCCGCTGCTCGACCCGGCAGGCGCCTGCAGGCAGTGCCTGGTGGAGATCGAGGTCAACGGCAAGCCCATGCCCAAGCCCGCGGCCTCCTGCACGATGGCGGTCGCCGACGGGATGGTCGTCCACACCCAGCAGACCTCGGCGGTGGCGGACAAGGCCCAGCAGGGCGTGATGGAGCTGCTGCTGATCAACCACCCGCTGGACTGCCCGATCTGCGACAAGGGCGGGGAGTGCCCGCTGCAGAACCAGGCGCTCAAGCACGGGCGCGCCGACTCGCGCTTCGTGGACAAGAAGCGGACGTTCGCGAAGCCGGTTTCGATCTCCTCGCAGATCCTGCTCGACCGGGAGCGCTGCGTGCTGTGCCAGCGCTGCACCCGCTTCTCCAAGCAGATAGCCGGTGACCCGTTCATCGAGATGCTGGAACGCGGTGCGCTGCAGCAGATAGGTACCGGCGAGCAGCAGCCCTTCCAGTCCTACTTCTCCGGCAACACCATCCAGATCTGCCCGGTGGGGGCGTTGACCAGCGCGGCCTACCGGTTCCGCTCCCGACCCTTCGACCTCGTCTCCACACCGGGGGTCTGCGAGCACTGCTCCGCGGGGTGCTCCCAGCGCACGGACTGGCGCCGCGGGAAGGTGATGCGCAGGCTCGCCGGGGACGACCCCGAGGTCAACGAGGAGTGGAACTGCGACAAGGGCCGCTTCGCGTTCCGCTACGCCACGGCGGCCGACCGGTTCACCCGGCCGCTGGTGCGGGACCGCCGGTCGGGACGGCTGCGGGAGACCTCCTGGACCGAGGCGCTGCGCGTGGCGGCCGACGGGCTGCTCAGCGCCCGCGACTCCGGAGGGGTCGGGGTGCTGCCCGGCGGCAGGCTCACCCGCGAGGACGCCTACGCCTACGGGAAGTTCGCCCGGGTGGCGCTGCGCACCAACGACATCGACCACCGCGCCAGGCCGCACTCCACGGAGGAGCTCGACTTCCTCGGCGCCGCCGTCGTCGGAACCGGCCCGGAGGACGGGGTCACCTACGCGGGGATCGAGTCCGCCCCGACGGTGCTGTGCGTGGCCTTCGAACCGGAGGAGGAGTCCCCGATCGTCTTCCTGCGGCTGCGCAAGGCGGCCAGGGACAAGGGGACCAGGGTGCACCACCTCGGGCAGTGGGGCTCGCCGGGGGTGGAGAAGACCACCGAGATCGCCGACGCGGGCAGCCCGATCCACAGCGGGGAGCTGCTGCGGTGCCTTCCCGGCGAGGAGGCGGCCGTGCTCTCCGAGCTCCCGGAGGAGATCGAGCGGGAACTGAGCGAACCGGGCTCGGTGCTGCTGCTTGGCGAGCGCTGCGCCCAGGTGCCCGGCCTGTACTCGGCAGCGATGCGCGTGGCCGAGCGCACCGGTGCGCGCCCGGCCTGGATCCCGCGCCGCGCGGGCGAGCGCGGCGCCGTGGAGGCGGGAACCCTGCCGACGCTGCTGCCGAACGGACGCCCGGTCTCGGACTCGGTCGTGCGGGCCGACGTCGAGCGGCAGTGGGGGATGGACGAGGGCGGCATCCCCGGTCTCCCCGGCAAGGATCTGGAGGGAATCCTCTCCGCGACCGAGTCGGGGGAGCTGTCCGGGTTGCTGGTTGGCGGAGTCGAACCGGACGACCTGCCCGATCCCGCGCAGGCTGAGCGGGCGCTGCGGGCGGCCGACTTCGTCGTCAGCCTCGAGCTGCGCCCGAGCGGCGTGACCGAGTTGGCCGACGTGGTGCTGCCCGTGGCCCCGACCGTCGAGAAGTCGGGGACCTTCCTGAACTGGGAGGGCCGTGCCCGCGAGTTCGAGGTGACCATCGAGGGGACCGGGGCGCTGCCGGACTGCCGCGTGCTGGACACGCTCGCGGTCGAGATGGACGTGGACCTGTTCACCCAGACCCCGGCCGCGGTGGCGGGTGAGCTGGCCAGGCTCGGGCCGAATCCCGGAGCGCGGCCGAAGCCCCCGGACGTCCCGGCGACCCGCCCCGGAAGTCCGGGTGAGGGCAGGGCGCTGCTGGCCACCTGGAGGCACCTGCTGGACAACGGGAGCCTGCAGGTCGAGGAGCCGAACCTCGCCGGAACGGCCCGCCCCCCGGTGGCGCGGGTGTCCGCCGGAACGGCGCGGCGGCTGGGCCTGGCCTCCGGCCGGACGGTGCGGGTCAGCACCGCGCACGGGGAGCTGACGCTGGAGTCCGAAGTGGTCGAGATGCCGGACGAGGTGGTGTGGCTGCCCGGGAACTCGGGTTCGGCGCGGCTGAACCGGGTGCTCGGGGCCGGGCACGGTTCCGTGGTGAGCATCGCGGTCGGGCCGGTTCCGGCGCCGCGCAGCGCCCCCTCCGGAGCGGACGAGGCGGCCGGGGCGGAGATCCCGGCCGGGACGGTGGAGCGGGAGGGCGCGGTCTCCGCGCCTGCATCGGTCCGCGGTCCCAACGGTCACGGTTCCGAGCACGGCGGCTTGAACGGTTCCGGGCGCAACGGGACCGGCCGTGCGGACACCGACGGGGGTGACGCGTGA
- the nuoH gene encoding NADH-quinone oxidoreductase subunit NuoH produces MNETARLIGDDPIWLILIKVVGTFAFLVVMTLLTIWAERRVIGRMQQRPGPNRAGPFGMLQSLADGLKLAFKEDIRPVLADKWIYILAPVVSATPALVAFSVIPVGGEVTIFGERTALQLVELPVSLLVVLACASVGVYGIVLAGWSSGSPYPLLGALRSAAQVISYEIAMGLSFIAVILYAGTLSTSGIVAAQENGWFFALLPFSFVVYAIAMVGETNRAPFDLPEAESELVGGFHTEYSSLKFALFFLAEYINMVTVSALATTLFLGGWHAPWPLYLVGDGVLNTGWWPVLWFLLKTMLFLFVFVWLRGTLPRLRYDQFMNLGWKVLVPLSLVWICAVTAIRGIRNADLLGSQQFLFIGGGVVVALLILAFLVPDRKPPEEETAENEVPLSGGGYPVPPTDLRVPENPRATTVPTASGTRSRLPEAGQEPTSSTKEAPDGND; encoded by the coding sequence ATGAACGAGACGGCACGCCTGATCGGGGACGACCCCATCTGGCTGATCCTGATCAAGGTAGTGGGGACCTTCGCGTTCCTCGTCGTGATGACCCTGCTGACCATCTGGGCGGAGCGCAGGGTCATCGGCAGGATGCAGCAGCGCCCCGGGCCGAACAGGGCCGGTCCGTTCGGGATGCTGCAGTCCCTCGCGGACGGCCTCAAGCTCGCGTTCAAGGAGGACATACGTCCGGTCCTGGCCGACAAGTGGATCTACATCCTGGCTCCGGTCGTGTCGGCCACCCCGGCGCTGGTGGCGTTCTCGGTGATCCCCGTCGGCGGTGAGGTGACCATCTTCGGGGAGCGCACCGCCCTGCAGCTGGTGGAGCTGCCGGTGAGCCTGCTCGTGGTGCTCGCCTGCGCCTCGGTCGGGGTCTACGGCATCGTGCTGGCGGGCTGGTCCTCCGGATCGCCGTACCCGCTGCTGGGTGCGCTGCGCTCGGCCGCGCAGGTGATCTCCTACGAGATCGCGATGGGGCTGTCGTTCATCGCGGTCATCCTCTACGCGGGAACGCTGTCCACATCGGGCATAGTGGCGGCCCAGGAGAACGGCTGGTTCTTCGCGCTGCTGCCGTTCAGCTTCGTCGTCTACGCCATCGCCATGGTCGGTGAGACCAACCGCGCTCCCTTCGACCTGCCCGAGGCCGAGTCGGAGCTGGTCGGCGGTTTCCACACCGAGTACTCCTCGCTGAAGTTCGCGCTGTTCTTCCTCGCCGAGTACATCAACATGGTCACCGTCTCCGCGCTGGCGACCACGCTGTTCCTCGGCGGGTGGCACGCGCCGTGGCCGCTCTACCTGGTCGGCGACGGGGTGCTGAACACGGGCTGGTGGCCGGTGCTGTGGTTCCTGCTCAAGACGATGCTCTTCCTGTTCGTGTTCGTCTGGCTGCGCGGCACGCTGCCGAGGTTGCGCTACGACCAGTTCATGAACCTGGGGTGGAAGGTGCTGGTCCCGCTGAGCCTGGTGTGGATCTGCGCCGTCACCGCGATAAGGGGGATCCGCAACGCCGACCTGCTCGGTTCGCAGCAGTTCCTGTTCATCGGCGGCGGTGTGGTCGTGGCCCTGCTGATCCTGGCCTTCCTCGTTCCGGACCGCAAACCTCCGGAGGAGGAGACCGCCGAGAACGAAGTGCCGCTCTCCGGAGGCGGTTACCCGGTACCTCCCACGGACCTGAGGGTCCCGGAGAACCCGCGCGCGACCACGGTCCCGACTGCTTCGGGGACGCGTTCCCGGCTGCCGGAGGCCGGACAGGAGCCCACCAGCTCAACTAAGGAGGCACCCGATGGGAATGACTGA
- the nuoI gene encoding NADH-quinone oxidoreductase subunit NuoI, translating into MGMTDPLKGFGVTLSKMFKTVLTEEYPEVKKIPAPRFHGKHQLNRHPDGLEKCVGCELCAWACPADAIFVEGGTNTDEERYSPGERYGFDYQINYLRCIGCGLCIEACPTRALTMTNEYETADDDRQNLIYTKEDLLAPLLPGMEQPPHDMRLGENEQDYYVNGPELARQQGVPSDTTVETGGEEAVR; encoded by the coding sequence ATGGGAATGACTGATCCCCTGAAGGGCTTCGGAGTCACGCTGTCCAAGATGTTCAAAACGGTGCTCACGGAGGAGTACCCGGAGGTCAAGAAGATCCCCGCCCCGCGGTTCCACGGCAAGCACCAGCTCAACAGGCATCCGGACGGGCTGGAGAAGTGCGTGGGCTGCGAGCTGTGCGCCTGGGCGTGCCCGGCCGACGCGATATTCGTCGAGGGCGGGACCAACACCGACGAGGAGCGCTACTCGCCGGGCGAGCGCTACGGGTTCGACTACCAGATCAACTACCTGAGGTGCATCGGTTGCGGGCTCTGCATCGAGGCGTGCCCCACCAGGGCGCTGACGATGACCAACGAGTACGAGACCGCCGACGACGACCGCCAGAACCTGATCTACACCAAGGAGGACCTGCTGGCCCCGCTGCTGCCCGGCATGGAGCAGCCCCCGCACGACATGCGGCTCGGTGAGAACGAGCAGGACTACTACGTCAACGGTCCGGAACTCGCCCGTCAGCAGGGAGTGCCCTCCGACACGACGGTCGAGACCGGTGGCGAGGAGGCCGTGCGGTGA
- a CDS encoding NADH-quinone oxidoreductase subunit J: MTLAVSGATLAQTTLAQQGVVGTGETVVFWILGPLALLGALGMVFARSAVHSALWLVLTMLSLGVLYMAQSAQFLGFTQIIVYTGAIMMLFLFVLMVVGRDASDSVVEVLRGQRLAAAVLGVAFAALLVAGLARSLTDVVPAAPLNPWAPGGGAAGGLGQVIFTDYLFPFELTSALLITASLGAMVLAYGGKGRKPRMGQRETVEARFRGEYSRPSPLPGPGVYATANSVATPALLPDGSVAEDSLSDILDTTPVERLRADRTAVSGRTGQPDAHALTGQPTRAGGADGSTERPADADAAGAADRSETAGDGPASGSAEQGGSPGGSAASGGGTDDGATNGKNGRGEDNGSAPAGNDGVPDNPGTDADSPEEVRQ, encoded by the coding sequence ATGACCTTGGCGGTTTCCGGCGCGACGCTCGCGCAGACGACGCTGGCCCAGCAGGGTGTGGTGGGCACGGGCGAGACCGTGGTCTTCTGGATCCTCGGGCCGCTGGCGCTGCTCGGGGCGCTGGGCATGGTGTTCGCGCGCAGCGCGGTGCACTCGGCGCTGTGGCTGGTGCTGACGATGCTGAGCCTGGGCGTGCTCTACATGGCCCAGAGCGCCCAGTTCCTCGGGTTCACCCAGATCATCGTCTACACCGGCGCGATCATGATGCTGTTCCTGTTCGTGCTGATGGTGGTCGGCAGGGACGCCTCCGACTCGGTGGTCGAGGTCCTGCGCGGTCAGCGCCTGGCCGCTGCCGTGCTCGGAGTGGCGTTCGCGGCGCTGCTGGTGGCGGGGCTGGCCCGCTCGTTGACCGACGTGGTCCCCGCCGCCCCGCTCAACCCGTGGGCTCCGGGAGGCGGCGCCGCTGGCGGCCTCGGTCAGGTGATCTTCACCGACTACCTCTTCCCGTTCGAGCTCACCTCGGCGCTGCTGATCACCGCCTCGCTCGGTGCGATGGTGCTGGCCTACGGCGGCAAGGGGCGCAAGCCGCGCATGGGGCAGCGGGAGACCGTGGAGGCGCGCTTCCGCGGTGAGTACTCCCGCCCCTCGCCGCTTCCGGGGCCCGGGGTCTACGCCACGGCGAACTCCGTGGCCACGCCCGCGCTGCTGCCGGACGGCTCGGTTGCCGAGGACTCGCTGTCGGACATCTTGGACACCACTCCCGTGGAGCGGCTGCGCGCCGATCGGACCGCGGTCTCCGGCCGCACCGGGCAACCCGATGCGCACGCGCTGACCGGACAACCCACCCGGGCGGGCGGTGCCGACGGGAGCACCGAGCGGCCCGCCGACGCGGACGCCGCCGGCGCTGCGGACAGGTCGGAAACCGCGGGGGACGGGCCTGCGAGCGGTTCCGCCGAACAGGGCGGTTCCCCCGGCGGCAGCGCGGCGAGCGGCGGCGGAACCGACGACGGCGCGACCAACGGCAAGAACGGTCGGGGCGAGGACAACGGCTCCGCCCCGGCGGGCAACGACGGCGTCCCCGACAACCCCGGGACCGACGCCGACTCACCCGAGGAGGTCAGGCAGTGA
- the nuoK gene encoding NADH-quinone oxidoreductase subunit NuoK yields the protein MTPTHYLLLSALLFTIGTVGVLVRRNAIVLFMCVELMLNAVNLSLVTFARIEGTIDGQVMAFFVMVVAAAEVVVGLAIIMSIFRTRRSASVDDANLLKY from the coding sequence GTGACCCCCACTCATTACCTGCTGCTCTCGGCGCTGCTGTTCACCATCGGCACGGTCGGGGTGCTGGTGCGGCGGAACGCGATCGTGCTGTTCATGTGCGTGGAGCTGATGCTCAACGCGGTCAACCTCTCGCTGGTCACCTTCGCCCGGATCGAGGGAACGATCGACGGCCAGGTCATGGCCTTCTTCGTGATGGTCGTCGCCGCGGCCGAGGTGGTCGTCGGCCTGGCGATCATCATGTCCATCTTCCGGACCCGCCGATCCGCCTCCGTCGACGACGCCAACCTGCTGAAGTACTAG
- the nuoL gene encoding NADH-quinone oxidoreductase subunit L, with amino-acid sequence MQGNAWLIIAIPLLGAAVLLLAGKRADGWGHLLGCATVIASFGYSLALFSSAAGGEAAARSVHLFSWIPVNALSVDFGLRIDPLSLVFVLLITGVGALIHIYSIGYMAHDQQGRSGSANTERRRFFGYLNLFVAAMLILVLGNSFVTLYLGWEGVGLASYLLIGFWQQRASAAGAATKAFVMNRVGDVGLALAIFLMFAHLGTTRYSEVFARAGELPAGVLLAIALLLLLGACGKSGQVPLQAWLPDAMEGPTPVSALIHAATMVTAGVYLIARANPLYSLTGTGQLVVALVGAVTLLVGCVIGCAYDDIKKVLAYSTVSQIGYMMLAVGLGPAGYALGIMHLLTHGFFKAGLFLGAGSVMHGMNDEVNMRRFGGLYRYMPVTFVTFGLGYLALIGFPFLSGYYSKEAIVSAAFEAPGWQGWALGGAAVLGAGLTAFYMTRLMLMTFFGERRWENRTTADGRSFHPHESPPVMTGPMIVLAVGSVAAGLVFTRGEMLVDFLSPALGEAPEGHAVLPHSVIPVLTLGLSALGVLLAWLVVGRGPVSETRPQRVSPLVRAARADLYGNALNRAVAVRPTVGLADGLARFDRAGVDGAVNGMASTFGATSQVLRRWQTGFVRSYAMSMLVGGVLLVAALLSVGTP; translated from the coding sequence ATCCAGGGCAACGCGTGGCTGATCATCGCGATACCGCTGCTCGGTGCGGCGGTGCTGCTGCTGGCAGGCAAGCGCGCCGACGGATGGGGGCACCTGCTCGGCTGTGCCACGGTGATCGCCTCCTTCGGGTACTCCCTGGCCCTGTTCTCCTCCGCCGCGGGCGGGGAAGCGGCGGCCCGCTCGGTGCACCTGTTCTCCTGGATCCCCGTCAACGCCCTGAGCGTGGACTTCGGACTCCGGATCGACCCGCTGTCGCTGGTCTTCGTGCTGCTGATCACCGGGGTCGGTGCGCTGATCCACATCTACTCGATCGGCTACATGGCGCACGACCAGCAGGGCAGGTCCGGAAGCGCCAACACCGAGCGCCGCCGGTTCTTCGGCTACCTCAACCTGTTCGTCGCGGCGATGCTGATCCTGGTGCTCGGCAACAGCTTCGTCACGCTGTACCTGGGTTGGGAGGGCGTGGGACTCGCCTCCTACCTGCTGATCGGGTTCTGGCAGCAGCGGGCCTCGGCCGCGGGGGCGGCCACCAAGGCGTTCGTCATGAACCGGGTCGGCGACGTCGGCCTGGCGCTGGCGATCTTCCTGATGTTCGCCCACCTCGGAACCACGCGGTACTCCGAGGTCTTCGCGCGCGCCGGTGAGCTGCCCGCGGGGGTGCTGCTGGCCATCGCCCTGTTGCTGCTGCTCGGTGCCTGCGGCAAGTCCGGCCAGGTTCCGCTGCAGGCCTGGCTCCCCGACGCGATGGAAGGCCCGACCCCGGTCTCGGCGCTGATCCACGCGGCGACGATGGTCACCGCCGGTGTCTACCTGATCGCCAGGGCCAACCCGCTCTACAGCCTGACCGGGACGGGGCAGCTGGTCGTGGCGCTGGTCGGAGCGGTGACCCTGCTGGTCGGTTGCGTGATCGGTTGCGCCTACGACGACATCAAGAAGGTGCTGGCCTACTCCACGGTCAGCCAGATCGGCTACATGATGCTCGCCGTCGGACTGGGTCCGGCCGGCTACGCGCTGGGCATCATGCACCTGCTCACGCACGGCTTCTTCAAGGCGGGGCTGTTCCTCGGGGCGGGCTCGGTCATGCACGGCATGAACGACGAGGTGAACATGCGCCGCTTCGGCGGGCTGTACCGCTACATGCCCGTCACCTTCGTCACCTTCGGGCTCGGGTACCTGGCGCTGATCGGTTTCCCGTTCCTGTCCGGGTACTACTCCAAGGAGGCGATCGTCTCCGCGGCCTTCGAAGCGCCGGGATGGCAGGGCTGGGCGCTCGGCGGTGCCGCCGTGCTCGGCGCGGGGCTGACCGCCTTCTACATGACCCGCCTGATGCTGATGACCTTCTTCGGCGAGCGGCGCTGGGAGAACCGCACCACCGCGGACGGCAGGTCGTTCCACCCGCACGAGTCCCCGCCGGTGATGACCGGCCCCATGATCGTGCTGGCCGTCGGCTCCGTCGCGGCTGGCCTGGTGTTCACCAGGGGGGAAATGCTGGTGGACTTCCTCTCCCCGGCTCTCGGGGAGGCGCCCGAGGGGCACGCGGTCCTGCCGCACTCGGTGATCCCGGTGCTGACGCTGGGGCTCTCCGCGCTCGGTGTGCTGCTGGCCTGGCTGGTGGTCGGACGCGGCCCCGTCTCCGAGACCCGCCCGCAGCGGGTGTCGCCGCTGGTCCGCGCGGCCCGCGCCGACCTGTACGGCAACGCGCTGAACCGCGCCGTGGCCGTGCGCCCGACCGTGGGGCTGGCCGACGGTCTGGCCCGGTTCGACCGCGCCGGGGTCGACGGCGCGGTCAACGGGATGGCCTCGACGTTCGGCGCCACTTCGCAGGTGCTGCGCCGGTGGCAGACGGGATTCGTCCGGTCCTACGCGATGTCCATGTTGGTCGGCGGTGTCCTGCTGGTCGCCGCCCTGCTCTCGGTGGGGACCCCATGA